From Acidimicrobiales bacterium, a single genomic window includes:
- a CDS encoding amino acid permease, translating into MTIDDQVDPADAGRAAAAAADDDTRRLHELGYAQELDRSMSGFSNFAVSFTIISILSGCLTLYGFGMNTGGPAIIVWGWPFVGLMTLFVGLAMAEVCSSYPTAGGLYYWAAKLAPSNPGAWSWFTGWFNFLGQVAVTAGIDFGAAFFLNALLDLQFDFAATPGHTIFLFGLILVAHGLLNTFGVRLVARLNDISVWWHILGVGIIVGALVILPDSHQSADFVFTEFVNNTGWSNTFYVGMLGLLLAQYTFTGYDASAHMTEETNNAATAGPRGIVMSILVSLGAGWVLLIGLTFAIQSYDGALASETGVPPAQIFIDATSETTGKLLLVIVVGAQFFCGMSSVTANSRMVYAFARDGALPASNTWHRLNKRTRTPTNAIWLAAVGAFLLGLPYLWNTTAYAAVTSIAVIGLYIAYVLPTLLRLLQGDRFQPGPWNLGRWSKPIGWVAVAWVAFISVLFMLPQVSPVTRTSFNYTPVAVLVVVGFAGIWWLVSARNWFTGPKVQGSAEELAAIEADLESV; encoded by the coding sequence ATGACGATCGACGACCAGGTCGACCCGGCTGACGCGGGCAGGGCCGCAGCCGCCGCCGCCGACGACGACACACGCCGCCTGCACGAGCTCGGCTACGCCCAGGAGCTCGACCGCTCGATGTCGGGTTTCTCCAACTTCGCGGTCTCGTTCACGATCATCTCGATCCTGTCCGGCTGCCTGACGCTGTACGGGTTCGGGATGAACACGGGCGGGCCCGCGATCATCGTGTGGGGCTGGCCGTTCGTCGGCCTCATGACCCTGTTCGTGGGCCTGGCCATGGCCGAGGTGTGCTCCAGCTACCCGACCGCCGGCGGCCTCTACTACTGGGCCGCCAAGCTGGCGCCGAGCAACCCGGGCGCCTGGTCGTGGTTCACCGGCTGGTTCAACTTCCTGGGCCAGGTGGCGGTCACCGCCGGCATCGACTTCGGCGCCGCGTTCTTCCTGAACGCCCTGCTCGACCTGCAGTTCGACTTCGCCGCCACGCCCGGCCACACGATCTTCCTGTTCGGCCTGATCCTGGTGGCCCACGGCCTGCTCAACACGTTCGGCGTGCGGCTCGTCGCCCGGCTGAACGACATCTCGGTGTGGTGGCACATCCTCGGCGTCGGGATCATCGTCGGCGCCCTGGTGATCCTGCCGGACAGCCACCAGTCGGCCGACTTCGTCTTCACCGAGTTCGTCAACAACACCGGCTGGAGCAACACCTTCTACGTCGGCATGCTCGGCCTGCTGCTGGCCCAGTACACGTTCACCGGCTACGACGCCTCGGCCCACATGACCGAGGAGACCAACAACGCCGCCACGGCCGGCCCCAGAGGGATCGTGATGTCGATCCTGGTGTCGCTGGGGGCCGGCTGGGTGCTGCTCATCGGGCTGACGTTCGCCATCCAGTCGTACGACGGCGCCCTGGCCAGCGAGACGGGCGTGCCGCCGGCCCAGATCTTCATCGACGCGACGAGCGAGACCACGGGCAAGCTGTTGCTCGTGATCGTCGTCGGTGCCCAGTTCTTCTGCGGGATGTCGTCGGTGACCGCGAACTCGCGGATGGTCTACGCCTTCGCCCGCGACGGCGCCCTGCCGGCGTCGAACACCTGGCACCGCCTCAACAAGCGCACCCGCACGCCGACGAACGCCATCTGGCTCGCCGCGGTGGGCGCCTTCCTGCTGGGACTCCCCTACCTGTGGAACACGACGGCGTACGCGGCGGTCACGTCGATCGCCGTGATCGGCCTGTACATCGCCTACGTGCTGCCGACGCTGCTGCGCCTCCTCCAGGGCGACCGCTTCCAGCCGGGGCCGTGGAACCTGGGCCGCTGGTCGAAGCCCATCGGCTGGGTGGCGGTGGCGTGGGTGGCGTTCATCTCGGTGCTGTTCATGCTCCCGCAGGTCAGCCCGGTCACCCGGACCAGCTTCAACTACACGCCGGTGGCGGTGCTGGTGGTGGTCGGCTTCGCCGGGATCTGGTGGCTGGTCTCGGCCAGGAACTGGTTCACCGGGCCCAAGGTGCAGGGGTCGGCCGAGGAGCTGGCCGCGATCGAAGCCGACCTGGAGTCGGTCTGA
- a CDS encoding pyridoxamine 5'-phosphate oxidase family protein, which produces MTDLATVAPAFVAMAHRIVWASAATVGEDGRPRSRVLHPFWTWDGTSLVGVIATGPTPVKQTHLAHSPFVTLTYWNPEQDTCTADCGVEWILDDAGREEVWRTFVEAPEPVGYDPAIIPVWADGPLSPAFAGLRLTPWHLRVMPGTVMTAGAGELLSWSAAAGR; this is translated from the coding sequence ATGACCGACCTCGCCACCGTCGCACCCGCCTTCGTCGCCATGGCCCACCGGATCGTGTGGGCCTCGGCGGCGACGGTGGGGGAGGACGGCCGGCCGCGGAGCCGGGTGCTGCACCCGTTCTGGACGTGGGACGGCACGTCGCTCGTCGGCGTCATCGCCACCGGGCCGACACCGGTGAAGCAGACGCACCTGGCGCACAGCCCGTTCGTGACCCTCACCTACTGGAACCCCGAGCAGGACACCTGCACGGCCGACTGCGGCGTCGAGTGGATCCTCGACGACGCCGGGCGGGAGGAGGTCTGGCGCACGTTCGTCGAGGCGCCGGAGCCGGTCGGCTACGACCCGGCGATCATCCCGGTCTGGGCCGACGGCCCGCTGTCACCCGCGTTCGCCGGCCTCCGCCTCACCCCGTGGCACCTCCGGGTCATGCCCGGCACCGTGATGACCGCGGGCGCGGGCGAGCTTCTCAGCTGGTCGGCCGCGGCAGGGCGGTAG
- a CDS encoding ferritin-like domain-containing protein, giving the protein MSDVNAPTNIVIARSDLDEVIHELELNSHVLMTWDYERSRTALVKLYEKAKTSQWNATTDLPWDTDVDLERLGPELRIATQRFQNLQAVEGSPVAHWGEKEWDRFALEMQKWTMSQFLHGEQGALVCTGLITATVPWIDAKYYAATQVVDEARHVEVFSRYIDEKLGGAYPISPQLGGLLDDIIRDGRWDITYLGMQIMVEGLALAAFGFMHMLTNEPLLKQLLRYVMSDEARHVAFGVLSLKEFYDGLSASELRLRQEFAFESARLLRNRFFAQDVWEKLGADPQAVVKFMNENGDPVGQTFQEMLFSKIVPNCKKLGLLDAGDGWLRQKFTELGIIQFENLVDTSEEYGELDAVAADRAAAG; this is encoded by the coding sequence TTGAGCGACGTCAACGCCCCCACCAACATCGTGATCGCCCGCAGCGATCTGGACGAGGTCATCCACGAGCTGGAGCTGAACAGCCACGTCCTCATGACGTGGGACTACGAGCGCAGCCGCACGGCGCTGGTGAAGCTCTACGAGAAGGCCAAGACGTCGCAGTGGAACGCCACCACCGACCTGCCGTGGGACACCGACGTCGACCTCGAGCGCCTCGGGCCCGAGCTGCGCATCGCCACGCAGCGGTTCCAGAACCTTCAGGCCGTCGAGGGCTCCCCGGTGGCCCACTGGGGCGAGAAGGAGTGGGACCGCTTCGCGCTCGAGATGCAGAAGTGGACCATGTCGCAGTTCCTCCACGGCGAGCAGGGCGCGCTGGTGTGCACCGGGCTCATCACCGCGACCGTGCCGTGGATCGACGCCAAGTACTACGCCGCCACCCAGGTGGTCGACGAGGCCCGCCACGTCGAGGTCTTCTCCCGCTACATCGACGAGAAGCTGGGTGGCGCCTACCCGATCAGCCCCCAGCTCGGCGGGCTGCTCGACGACATCATCCGCGACGGCCGCTGGGACATCACCTACCTCGGCATGCAGATCATGGTGGAGGGCCTGGCGCTGGCCGCGTTCGGGTTCATGCACATGCTCACGAACGAGCCCCTGCTCAAGCAGCTGCTGCGCTACGTGATGAGCGACGAGGCCCGTCACGTGGCGTTCGGGGTCCTGTCGCTGAAGGAGTTCTACGACGGCCTCTCGGCGAGCGAGCTGCGGCTGCGGCAGGAGTTCGCCTTCGAGTCGGCCCGCCTCCTGCGCAACCGCTTCTTCGCCCAGGACGTGTGGGAGAAGCTCGGCGCCGATCCCCAGGCCGTCGTCAAGTTCATGAACGAGAACGGCGATCCGGTGGGTCAGACCTTCCAGGAGATGCTGTTCTCCAAGATCGTGCCGAACTGCAAGAAGCTCGGGCTGCTCGACGCCGGCGACGGCTGGCTCCGCCAGAAGTTCACCGAGCTGGGCATCATCCAGTTCGAGAACCTGGTCGACACCAGCGAGGAGTACGGCGAGCTCGACGCCGTCGCCGCCGACCGCGCCGCGGCCGGCTGA
- a CDS encoding glutamine synthetase family protein encodes MPEPALTLERLRTLADEGTVDTVLVAMTDMQGRLQGKRCHVRYFLDEVVPHAAEACNYLLAVDVDMNTVDGYAMSSWERGYGDFVLHPDMSTLRLVPWHEGTALVMCDVEWEDGSPVVASPRQVLRRQLARLAERDLVALVGTELELIVFRDTFEAAWSKGYRELEPANQYNVDYSLAGTARIEGLLRRIRNGMAGAGLYVESAKGECNLGQHEIAFRFTEALATCDNHSIYKTGAKEIAAQDGMSLTFMAKYDEREGNSCHIHLSLRSTDGTPVLADSGHGFSPLMEHFLAGQLACLHELTLLFAPNVNSYKRYVDGSFAPTAIAWGRDNRTCALRVVGHGAESLRVENRVPGGDVNPYLAVAAMVAAGLHGIDEELPLEAEHLGNAYTSDKPRVPSTLRDAAEAFAGSKVAAAAFGDDVVEHYLNAARVEQAAFDGAVTDWERRRGFERL; translated from the coding sequence ATGCCCGAACCGGCGCTGACGCTGGAGCGGCTGCGGACGCTGGCCGACGAGGGCACGGTCGACACCGTGCTGGTCGCCATGACCGACATGCAGGGTCGCCTGCAGGGCAAGCGCTGCCACGTGCGGTACTTCCTCGACGAGGTGGTGCCGCACGCCGCCGAGGCCTGCAACTACCTGCTGGCGGTCGACGTCGACATGAACACGGTCGACGGGTACGCCATGTCGTCGTGGGAGCGGGGCTACGGCGACTTCGTGCTCCACCCCGACATGTCGACGCTGCGGCTGGTGCCGTGGCACGAGGGCACGGCGCTGGTGATGTGCGACGTCGAGTGGGAGGACGGCTCGCCCGTCGTCGCCTCGCCCCGGCAGGTGCTGCGGCGCCAGCTCGCCCGGCTCGCCGAGCGCGACCTCGTCGCCCTCGTGGGCACGGAGCTGGAGCTGATCGTGTTCCGCGACACGTTCGAGGCGGCGTGGTCCAAGGGCTACCGGGAGCTGGAGCCGGCCAACCAGTACAACGTGGACTACTCGCTGGCCGGCACCGCCCGCATCGAGGGGTTGCTGCGCCGGATCCGCAACGGGATGGCGGGCGCCGGGCTCTACGTGGAGTCGGCCAAGGGCGAGTGCAACCTGGGCCAGCACGAGATCGCCTTCCGCTTCACCGAGGCGTTGGCGACCTGCGACAACCACTCGATCTACAAGACCGGGGCGAAGGAGATCGCCGCCCAGGACGGCATGAGCCTCACGTTCATGGCCAAGTACGACGAGCGGGAGGGCAACTCCTGCCACATCCACCTGTCGCTGCGGTCGACCGACGGGACGCCCGTGCTCGCCGACTCGGGACACGGCTTCTCGCCGCTGATGGAGCACTTCCTGGCCGGGCAGCTCGCCTGCCTCCACGAGCTGACCCTGCTGTTCGCCCCCAACGTCAACTCGTACAAGCGCTACGTCGACGGCTCCTTCGCCCCGACCGCCATCGCCTGGGGACGGGACAACCGGACGTGCGCCCTGCGGGTGGTCGGCCACGGCGCCGAGAGCCTGCGGGTGGAGAACCGGGTGCCGGGCGGCGACGTGAACCCGTACCTGGCGGTGGCGGCGATGGTCGCCGCCGGGCTCCACGGCATCGACGAGGAGCTGCCCCTGGAGGCCGAGCACCTCGGCAACGCGTACACGTCCGACAAGCCGCGGGTGCCGTCGACGCTGCGGGACGCGGCGGAGGCGTTCGCCGGCAGCAAGGTCGCCGCCGCGGCGTTCGGCGACGACGTGGTGGAGCACTACCTCAACGCCGCCCGGGTCGAGCAGGCGGCCTTCGACGGGGCGGTCACCGACTGGGAGCGACGACGTGGATTCGAACGGCTCTGA
- a CDS encoding thioesterase domain-containing protein, which yields MRLFCFPYAGAGAATYRHWPTVLEGRFDVRPVELPGRGRRLREMPVDDLDELVIGLADELAPEMDGPHQVFGYGVGALVAFELVRLRRRRDLPLPDRLAVGASAAPARRRNPRQLHRLPDRELAEQVKGWGGLPAGVEADHQLLRLAIPALRSDLQLAETYHYRIEKPLACPVTAYAGARDPIVTPDDVAGWEAETTGRFSLRILPGNHLFLRQSTGSLLASLVSGA from the coding sequence GTGCGACTGTTCTGCTTCCCGTACGCGGGGGCCGGGGCGGCCACCTACCGGCACTGGCCCACGGTGCTCGAGGGTCGCTTCGACGTCCGGCCCGTCGAGCTGCCCGGTCGGGGCCGCCGCCTCCGGGAGATGCCGGTCGACGACCTCGACGAGCTGGTCATCGGCCTGGCCGACGAGCTGGCTCCCGAGATGGACGGCCCGCACCAGGTGTTCGGCTACGGGGTCGGCGCGCTGGTCGCCTTCGAGCTCGTGCGCCTCCGGCGCCGGCGGGACCTGCCGCTGCCCGACCGCCTCGCCGTGGGAGCCTCCGCGGCCCCGGCACGGCGCCGGAACCCGCGCCAGCTCCACCGGCTCCCCGACCGCGAGCTGGCCGAGCAGGTGAAGGGCTGGGGCGGGCTCCCTGCCGGTGTCGAGGCCGACCACCAGCTGCTGCGCCTCGCCATCCCGGCCCTCCGGTCCGACCTGCAGCTGGCCGAGACCTACCACTACCGGATCGAGAAGCCCCTGGCCTGCCCGGTCACCGCCTACGCCGGGGCACGCGACCCGATCGTCACCCCGGACGACGTGGCGGGGTGGGAGGCCGAGACGACGGGCCGCTTCTCGCTGCGCATCCTGCCGGGCAACCACCTCTTCCTGCGCCAGTCGACCGGTTCCCTCCTGGCTTCCCTGGTGTCCGGCGCGTAG
- a CDS encoding DUF2000 domain-containing protein: MTDVKIAVVVRDDLATWQKLNVTAFLASGMGTSAPELIGLPYEDASSVKFHPLFASPVVVLAGDAAALRRAFDRALARDLQVAVYTDDLFATGNDIDNRAAVAAVPTSDLPLAGFALAGDGRTVDKALDKLRLHP, translated from the coding sequence ATGACCGACGTGAAGATCGCAGTGGTGGTGCGCGACGACCTGGCGACATGGCAGAAGCTGAACGTGACGGCCTTCCTGGCCAGCGGCATGGGCACCTCCGCGCCCGAGCTGATCGGCCTCCCCTACGAGGACGCCTCGAGCGTGAAGTTCCACCCGCTGTTCGCCAGCCCGGTCGTCGTCCTCGCCGGCGACGCCGCCGCGCTCCGCCGGGCCTTCGACCGCGCCCTCGCCCGCGACCTCCAGGTCGCCGTCTACACCGACGACCTGTTCGCCACCGGCAACGACATCGACAACCGCGCCGCCGTCGCCGCCGTCCCCACCTCCGACCTCCCCCTCGCCGGCTTCGCCCTCGCCGGCGACGGCCGCACCGTCGACAAGGCCCTCGACAAACTCCGCCTCCACCCGTAG
- a CDS encoding gamma-glutamyl-gamma-aminobutyrate hydrolase family protein: protein MDSNGSDDGALPRIGLTTYVEDARWGVWNRPAVVLPESYVTAVAAAGGLPVLLPPGATAGPAAARRAVGAIEGLILTGGADVDPTCYGAEPHPETQGARPDRDWWETDLLDAALAADVPVLAICRGVQVLNVARGGSLHQHLPDVVGHDGHRPAPAELGTTNVHVEPGTPLAAILGADVKVPCYHHQAIDRLGDGIDAVGRAEDGTIEAVVLPHHRFALGVQWHPEDGDDPRLFDALVAAATRP from the coding sequence GTGGATTCGAACGGCTCTGACGACGGTGCGCTGCCGCGCATCGGGTTGACCACCTACGTGGAGGACGCCCGCTGGGGCGTGTGGAACCGACCCGCGGTCGTGCTCCCCGAGTCCTATGTGACGGCGGTGGCGGCGGCCGGTGGGTTGCCGGTGCTGCTGCCGCCGGGAGCGACCGCCGGCCCGGCCGCCGCCCGCCGGGCGGTGGGTGCCATCGAGGGGCTGATCCTCACCGGCGGCGCGGATGTCGACCCCACCTGCTACGGCGCCGAACCCCACCCGGAGACCCAGGGCGCCCGCCCCGACCGCGACTGGTGGGAGACCGACCTGCTCGACGCGGCGCTGGCCGCCGACGTGCCGGTGCTCGCCATCTGCCGGGGCGTCCAGGTGCTCAACGTCGCCCGGGGCGGGTCGCTGCACCAGCACCTGCCCGACGTCGTCGGCCACGACGGCCACCGTCCGGCCCCGGCCGAGCTGGGCACCACCAACGTGCACGTCGAGCCGGGGACGCCGCTCGCCGCCATCCTCGGCGCCGACGTGAAGGTGCCCTGCTACCACCACCAGGCCATCGACCGCCTCGGCGACGGCATCGACGCCGTGGGCCGGGCCGAAGACGGCACGATCGAGGCGGTGGTGCTCCCCCACCACCGCTTCGCCCTCGGCGTCCAGTGGCACCCCGAGGACGGCGACGACCCGCGGCTGTTCGACGCCCTGGTCGCCGCGGCGACGAGGCCATGA
- a CDS encoding GntR family transcriptional regulator encodes MGEGVRVSPSVAEDVVFRAIRTGNVFEEAVERVLHAIKLGVVTAGERLPPERDLAARLGVSRMTVREAIRVLEQNGYVASRRGRNGGTFVTYHAAAAPDGATRDDDAIGRRMRERASEVEDALTLRNVLDVGAAEIAAARELSDDERRHLLDRLEESETVAPAAYRQMDSRLHLAIAEVTGAPSLAASVADVRMRVNDLLDEIPLLGPNIEHSSQQHRLIVEAILAGDVAAARDAMQEHLDGTAALLRGFLT; translated from the coding sequence ATGGGCGAAGGGGTTCGAGTGTCGCCGTCGGTCGCCGAGGACGTGGTCTTCCGGGCGATACGCACCGGGAACGTCTTCGAGGAGGCCGTCGAGCGTGTCCTCCACGCCATCAAGCTGGGCGTGGTGACCGCCGGCGAGCGGCTCCCACCGGAGCGTGACCTGGCCGCTCGGCTGGGCGTCAGCCGCATGACCGTGCGGGAGGCCATCCGGGTGCTGGAGCAGAACGGCTACGTGGCGTCGCGCCGGGGCCGCAACGGCGGCACGTTCGTCACCTACCACGCCGCCGCCGCGCCCGACGGCGCCACCCGCGACGACGATGCCATCGGCCGCCGGATGCGGGAGCGGGCCAGCGAGGTGGAGGACGCCCTCACGCTCCGCAACGTGCTCGACGTCGGCGCCGCCGAGATCGCCGCCGCCCGGGAGCTCAGCGACGACGAGCGCCGCCACCTGCTCGACCGCCTGGAGGAGAGCGAGACCGTCGCTCCCGCCGCCTACCGCCAGATGGACTCCCGCCTGCACCTCGCGATCGCCGAGGTGACGGGAGCGCCGTCGCTGGCGGCCTCGGTGGCCGATGTCCGCATGCGGGTGAACGACCTGCTCGACGAGATCCCCCTGCTGGGCCCCAACATCGAGCACTCCAGCCAGCAGCACCGGCTGATCGTCGAGGCGATCCTGGCGGGAGACGTCGCCGCCGCCCGGGACGCCATGCAGGAGCACCTCGACGGCACCGCCGCGCTGCTCCGGGGGTTCCTCACGTAA
- a CDS encoding AraC family transcriptional regulator, translating to MRSESVERVRAWQPELPGVREVFHARFVAHRYPPHTHDTWTVLIVDQGAIRYDLDLHPHGSTLGTVTVLPPHVVHDGRAAHHDGFRKRVLYLETSLLGEGLVGPAVDHPTIGDPTLVRTVDRLHRRLTGGDDFLGGEAALLVVTERLLDHLGGGAADAAPRAPDPVLADRLRQLLDAHPFETLTLRTAGDILGASPGHLVRSFGAAYSISPHAYVVGRRIDAARRQLLDGRPAAHVAVATGFHDQAHLSRHFTRHVGTTPGRYARR from the coding sequence GTGCGGTCGGAGTCGGTCGAGCGGGTGCGGGCCTGGCAGCCGGAGCTGCCCGGAGTCCGCGAGGTGTTCCACGCCCGGTTCGTGGCGCACCGCTACCCGCCCCACACGCACGACACCTGGACGGTGCTGATCGTCGACCAGGGCGCCATCCGCTACGACCTGGACCTGCACCCGCACGGGTCGACGCTCGGGACCGTGACCGTGTTGCCGCCGCACGTCGTCCACGACGGCCGGGCCGCGCACCACGACGGGTTCCGCAAGCGGGTCCTCTACCTGGAGACGTCGCTGTTGGGCGAGGGGCTCGTCGGCCCGGCGGTGGACCACCCGACGATCGGCGATCCGACGCTGGTGAGGACCGTCGACCGTCTGCACCGGCGGCTCACAGGCGGCGACGACTTCCTCGGCGGCGAGGCGGCGCTGCTGGTGGTGACCGAGCGACTCCTGGACCACCTCGGCGGAGGCGCCGCGGACGCGGCGCCCCGGGCACCCGACCCCGTCCTGGCCGACCGGCTGCGCCAGCTGCTCGACGCCCACCCCTTCGAGACGCTCACCCTCCGGACGGCCGGCGACATCCTCGGAGCGAGCCCCGGCCACCTCGTGCGCAGCTTCGGCGCGGCCTACAGCATCTCGCCGCACGCCTACGTCGTCGGGCGTCGCATCGACGCCGCCCGCCGCCAGCTCCTCGACGGCCGCCCGGCGGCGCACGTGGCGGTCGCCACCGGCTTCCACGACCAGGCCCACCTGAGCCGCCACTTCACCCGTCACGTCGGCACCACACCGGGCCGCTACGCCCGTCGCTGA
- a CDS encoding M28 family peptidase: MAEETTPGRWTRRRFLGQTGAAAGALALGGGGLARAAGALPPSAASAAAAAEPVFTGLPGEAQIYGWIQQIVAQGIRRPGYPAAAWAEQFAAQRFTDLGLENVRLEPITVDRWEPRTWSLDVIRPGAATVRLDSFPVPFSPPVEHLEADLALYNAALPSLVAGKASLYDEVMLRIPANLLLLLGTPSALPLGRSHDPDGSLLLLHTLPFGLDFQSVVEPSAAAGAKAFVGSLTGYPGDSYQYYVPYWGGTGPIPGVWIRGSAGTWLKTQTLLGGAKVRLEVDSTNVPVTSHNVVGELPGGPDGNDEEMVIVGSHSDGPWASAVEDGSGMSLVLAQAAYWAARPPSQRPHRMVFLLHGGHMSGGAGLHGYIEAHRPELERVVLELHLEHAAREFGEKLTGGVGPTGLPVPRWWFTSRIARLEQAVYDAFVAEDLRRSMVLAPDAFGAEPPTDGGFYHHEGVPIVNYLTAPYYLFDASDTLDKVDRTSLVPLSRAAIRIIEATRGVTAAQMRAGG, translated from the coding sequence ATGGCGGAAGAAACCACGCCGGGTCGCTGGACGCGGCGCCGGTTCCTGGGGCAGACAGGTGCCGCGGCAGGTGCCCTCGCGCTCGGAGGCGGCGGCCTCGCACGAGCGGCCGGAGCGCTGCCGCCTTCGGCCGCGTCGGCCGCGGCGGCCGCGGAGCCGGTCTTCACCGGCCTGCCGGGCGAGGCGCAGATCTACGGGTGGATCCAGCAGATCGTCGCCCAGGGCATCCGGCGCCCCGGCTACCCGGCCGCGGCGTGGGCCGAGCAGTTCGCCGCCCAGAGGTTCACCGACCTCGGGCTGGAGAACGTGCGGCTGGAGCCGATCACCGTCGACCGCTGGGAGCCCCGCACCTGGTCGCTCGACGTGATCCGGCCCGGCGCCGCCACCGTGCGGCTCGACTCGTTCCCGGTGCCGTTCTCGCCGCCGGTCGAGCACCTCGAGGCGGACCTGGCGCTGTACAACGCCGCGCTCCCGTCGCTGGTCGCCGGCAAGGCGTCGCTCTACGACGAGGTCATGCTGCGCATCCCGGCGAACCTGCTGCTCCTGCTGGGCACCCCGTCGGCGCTGCCGCTGGGCCGCTCCCACGACCCCGACGGCTCGCTGCTCCTGCTGCACACGCTGCCGTTCGGGCTCGACTTCCAGTCGGTGGTGGAGCCCTCGGCGGCGGCGGGCGCGAAGGCGTTCGTCGGGTCGCTGACCGGCTACCCCGGCGACTCGTACCAGTACTACGTGCCCTACTGGGGCGGTACCGGTCCGATCCCGGGCGTGTGGATCCGGGGGAGCGCCGGCACCTGGCTCAAGACCCAGACGCTGTTGGGCGGGGCCAAGGTGCGGTTGGAGGTCGACTCGACCAACGTGCCGGTCACGTCGCACAACGTGGTCGGCGAGCTGCCGGGCGGGCCCGACGGCAACGACGAGGAGATGGTGATCGTCGGCTCGCACAGCGACGGGCCGTGGGCGTCGGCGGTGGAGGACGGCAGCGGCATGTCGCTGGTGCTGGCCCAGGCCGCCTACTGGGCGGCCCGGCCGCCGTCGCAGCGCCCGCACCGGATGGTGTTCCTGCTGCACGGCGGGCACATGTCGGGCGGCGCCGGCCTGCACGGCTACATCGAGGCGCACCGCCCGGAGCTGGAGCGGGTGGTGCTGGAGCTGCACCTGGAGCACGCCGCCCGGGAGTTCGGCGAGAAGTTGACGGGCGGCGTCGGCCCCACCGGCCTGCCGGTGCCGCGGTGGTGGTTCACCAGCCGCATCGCCCGGTTGGAGCAGGCCGTGTACGACGCCTTCGTCGCCGAGGACCTGCGGCGTTCCATGGTCCTGGCGCCCGACGCCTTCGGGGCCGAGCCGCCCACCGACGGCGGCTTCTACCACCACGAGGGCGTGCCGATCGTGAACTACCTGACCGCGCCCTACTACCTGTTCGACGCCAGCGACACCCTCGACAAGGTGGACCGCACGAGCCTCGTGCCCCTGTCCCGGGCCGCCATCCGCATCATCGAGGCGACCCGTGGCGTGACGGCCGCCCAGATGCGGGCGGGCGGCTGA